The DNA sequence GTTGACGAGGCTGTTGGACGAGGTGGCCCCCGTCAGCGTGGAGAAGATCAAGAAGAGGGTCGAAAGTGAGCTGAGGCGCCCGCTCAAGGAGATGTTCTCGAGCTTCAGTGACGAGCCCTTCGCGAGCGCCTCGATAGCGCAGGTTCACACAGCGCGGCTGGTTTCGGGGGAAGACGTCGTGGTGAAGGTTGTTCGACCTAGCATCGAGTCGGTCATACGGACTGACCTCGACATTCTGGCCGAGCTTGCGCGGCTGCTTGAGAGACACTTTCCGGAGGCAGCGGTCTTCGATCCCGTCGCACTTGTGGATGAGTTCTCACGGTCGATCAACAAGGAGGTCGATCTGGCACGTGAGGGCCGCATCATGGACCGGTTCGCGGCGAACTCTGAGGGTGATGAGACGATTCACGTCCCGAAGGTCTATTGGGGATATTGCAGCCAGAAGGTTCTGACGCAGGAGAGGCTGGTGGGCAGGAAGCTGTCGGGAGTCGATTTCGACGAGCTTTCGATGTCAGTTCGCAAGAAAATAGCGGAAAACGGGGCCGCGATTATCCTGAAGCAGATTTTGTCCTACGGTTTGTTTCACGCTGACCCGCATCCGGGCAACATATTTCTGCTGCCTGGGAACAAGCTAGGCCTAGTGGACTATGGGATAGTGGGCCGAACCGATCCCGCAACCAGGACGATGATCGCCGAAGTGTTGGTGGCGTTGTCGCAAGGCAGGCCGGAAAAGGTGGCCGACATCCTGCTCGAGAGCCAGCCGCCCATGCCGAGCTTCGACAGAAGCGCATTTCTGCGGGACACGATGGAGCTTTGCGACCTCTACGTCGGCATCCCGCTCAAGAGCGTGATGGTTACCTCGCTGTTCTCGGACCTGGTCCAAACGATGCTGCGGCACAA is a window from the bacterium genome containing:
- a CDS encoding AarF/UbiB family protein → MSILRIDRTYHNIRRLRQVVAILVKYGLGDLVSSLRIDYYLAWLKRLVTRRKPPKEVSSLTRPMRVRMAMEELGPTFVKLGQMLSTRQDVVPPAYTQELTRLLDEVAPVSVEKIKKRVESELRRPLKEMFSSFSDEPFASASIAQVHTARLVSGEDVVVKVVRPSIESVIRTDLDILAELARLLERHFPEAAVFDPVALVDEFSRSINKEVDLAREGRIMDRFAANSEGDETIHVPKVYWGYCSQKVLTQERLVGRKLSGVDFDELSMSVRKKIAENGAAIILKQILSYGLFHADPHPGNIFLLPGNKLGLVDYGIVGRTDPATRTMIAEVLVALSQGRPEKVADILLESQPPMPSFDRSAFLRDTMELCDLYVGIPLKSVMVTSLFSDLVQTMLRHKIRFPKDLMLLSKALVTIEGFGRRLDPDFNMVEFARPFVEKFVHERLGPAQMAKTAWETLRSYAKLSKTLPRDVSAILSRLKESQMEIGFVHKGLEKFSSRLEKVGYRLTLGMIISALIIGSSYLASVEIHSQTSGLFLYSVIGFLSAIALAIILLLSFRRS